In Bos indicus x Bos taurus breed Angus x Brahman F1 hybrid chromosome 23, Bos_hybrid_MaternalHap_v2.0, whole genome shotgun sequence, a single genomic region encodes these proteins:
- the C2 gene encoding complement C2 isoform X1, with amino-acid sequence MDPLMAVLCLLPLYPGLATAALSCPKNVNISGGSFTLSNGWNPGSILTYSCPLGHYPYPVVTRLCKSNGQWQIPRSTRSTKAICKPVRCPAPVSFENGVYIPRLGSHPVGGNLSFECEDGFTLRGSAVRQCRPNGMWDGETAVCDNGASHCPNPGISVGAVRTGSRFGLGDKVRYRCSSNLVLTGSAERECQDDGVWSGTEAICRQPYSYDFPEDVAPALGTSFSHLLATTNPIQQKKKQNLGRKIQIQRSGHLNLYLLLDASQSVSKDDFEIFKDSASRMVDRIFSFEIKVSVAIITFASKPKIIMSVLEDRSRDVTEVENSLRNINYKDHENGTGTNIYEALHAVYIMMNNQMNRPHMNPGAWQEIRHAIILLTDGKSNMGGSPKVAVDNIKEVLNINQKRKDYLDIYAIGVGSLHVDWKELNNLGSKKDGERHAFILKDVQALSQVFEHMLDVSQLTDPICGVGNMSANASAQERTPWHVTIKPKSQETCRGALISDQWVLTAAHCFRNAEDRTLWRVSVGDPNFQGSKEFQIEEAVISPGFNVFSKKSQGIPEFYGDDIALLKLTQKVKMSTHARCRGLGWEGTLYRGGCPGEPWKRGHQGWASVTLALLLRPICLPCTVGANLALRKLPGSTCRDHEKELLNQVSIPAHFVALNGDKLNINLKTGSEWTNCVKVVLKDKTTFPNLTDVREVVTDQFLCSGTQGDDSPCKGESGGAVFLERRLRFFQVGLVSWGLYNPCGSSSKNSRKPAPHGKVPRDFHINLFRLQPWLRQHLEGILNFVPL; translated from the exons ATGGACCCACTGATGGCCGTACTTTGCCTGCTGCCCCTGTACCCAG GTTTGGCTACAGCCGCGCTTTCCTGCCCCAAGAACGTGAATATCTCTGGTGGCAGTTTCACCCTCAGCAACGGCTGGAACCCTGGGAGTATCCTCACCTACTCCTGCCCCCTGGGCCATTACCCATACCCTGTGGTGACAAGGCTGTGCAAGAGCAACGGACAGTGGCAAATCCCGAGATCCACTCGGTCGACAAAGGCAATTTGCAAAC ctGTTCGCTGTCCAGCCCCTGTTTCCTTTGAGAACGGTGTGTACATCCCACGGCTGGGGTCCCACCCAGTGGGCGGCAACCTGAGCTTTGAATGTGAGGATGGCTTCACCCTGCGGGGCTCAGCTGTTCGGCAGTGTCGGCCCAACGGCATGTGGGATGGCGAGACGGCCGTGTGTGACAATGGTG CCAGTCACTGCCCCAACCCGGGCATTTCCGTGGGTGCAGTGCGGACCGGGTCTCGCTTCGGCCTTGGGGACAAGGTCAGATACCGCTGCTCCTCGAATCTGGTGCTGACAGGGTCTGCGGAGCGCGAGTGCCAGGACGACGGGGTCTGGAGTGGGACGGAGGCCATCTGCCGCC AGCCCTACTCCTACGACTTTCCTGAGGATGTGGCCCCCGCCCTGGGCACCTCCTTCTCCCACTTACTTGCAACCACCAATCCCATCCAGCAGAAGAAGAAAC AAAACTTGGGCCGCAAAATACAAATCCAGCGTTCCGGTCACCTGAACCTCTACCTGCTCCTGGACGCCTCTCAGAGTGTGTCCAAAGATGACTTTGAAATCTTCAAGGACAGCGCCTCCCGCATGGTGGACAGG ATCTTCAGCTTTGAGATCAAGGTTAGTGTCGCCATCATCACTTTTGCATCAAAGCCCAAAATCATCATGTCTGTCTTGGAAGACAGATCCCGGGATGTGACTGAAGTGGAGAACAGTCTGAGAAATATCAACTATAAAG ACCATGAAAATGGAACTGGGACCAACATCTACGAGGCCCTCCACGCTGTCTATATAATGATGAATAACCAAATGAATCGACCCCATATGaacccaggagcctggcaggaaatCCGACATGCCATCATCCTTCTGACAGATG GAAAGTCCAACATGGGCGGCTCTCCCAAGGTGGCTGTTGACAATATCAAAGAAGTCTTGAACATCAACCAGAAGAGGAAAGACTATCTGG ACATCTATGCCATCGGTGTGGGCAGCCTACACGTGGACTGGAAAGAACTGAATAACCTGGGGTCCAAGAAGGACGGCGAGAGGCACGCCTTCATTCTGAAGGATGTACAGGCGCTGAGCCAGGTCTTCGAGCACATGCTGG ATGTCTCCCAGCTCACAGACCCCATCTGTGGGGTAGGGAACATGTCTGCCAATGCCTCTGCCCAGGAGAGGACACCCTGGCACGTCACTATTAAG CCCAAGAGCCAGGAGACCTGCCGGGGGGCCCTCATCTCCGACCAGTGGGTCCTGACAGCCGCTCACTGCTTCCGCAATGCCGAGGACCGCACGCTGTGGAGGGTCAGTGTGG GGGATCCCAACTTTCAGGGGAGCAAAGAATTCCAAATTGAGGAGGCAGTGATCTCCCCAGGCTTCAATGTCTTTTCCAAGAAGAGTCAGGGAATCCCAGAGTTCTATGGCGATGACATTGCTTTGCTAAAGCTGACCCAGAAAGTGAAGATGTCCACCCATGCTAGGTGCAGGGGTCTGGGATGGGAGGGCACCCTCTATAGGGGAGGGTGTCCTGGGGAGCCCTGGAAGAGGGGGCACCAAGGATGGGCCTCTGTGACCCTGGCCCTTCTCCTCAGGCCCATCTGCCTCCCCTGCACGGTGGGGGCCAACCTGGCTCTGCGGAAACTCCCAGGCAGTACCTGCCGAGATCATG AGAAGGAGCTTCTGAACCAAGTGAGCATTCCCGCTCATTTTGTGGCTTTGAACGGGGATAAGCTGAATATTAATCTCAAGACAGGGTCAGAG TGGACAAACTGTGTCAAGGTCGTCCTCAAAGACAAAACCACGTTCCCCAACCTGACAGATGTCAGAGAGGTGGTGACAGACCAGTTCCTATGCAGTGGGACCCAGGGGGATGACAGTCCCTGCAAGG GAGAATCTGGAGGAGCAGTTTTCCTTGAGCGGAGACTCAGGTTTTTTCAG GTGGGCCTGGTGAGCTGGGGTCTCTACAACCCCTGTGGCAGCTCCAGTAAGAACTCCCGCAAACCTGCGCCCCATGGCAAGGTCCCGCGAGATTTCCACATCAACCTCTTCCGCCTGCAGCCCTGGCTCAGGCAGCATCTGGAGGGCATCCTGAACTTTGTGCCCCTCTAA
- the ZBTB12 gene encoding zinc finger and BTB domain-containing protein 12: MASGVEVLRFQLPGHEAATLRNMNQLRAEERFCDVTIVADSLKFRGHKVILAACSPFLRDQFLLNPSSELQVSLMHSARIVADLLLSCYTGALEFAVRDIVNYLTAASYLQMEHVVEKCRNALSQFIEPKIGLKEDGVSDASLVSSVSATKSLLPPARTPKPAPKPPPPPPLPPPLLRPVKLEFPLDEDLELKAEEEDEDEDEDVSDICIVKVESALEVAHRLKPPGGLGGGLGIGGSVGSHLGELAQSSVPPSTVAPPQGVVKACYSLSEDAEGEGLLLIPGGRASVGATSGLVEAAAVAMAARGAGGSLGAGGGRGPLPGGFSSGNPLKNIKCTKCPEVFQGVEKLVFHMRAQHFIFMCPRCGKQFNHSSNLNRHMNVHRGVKSHSCGICGKCFTQKSTLHDHLNLHSGARPYRCSYCDVRFAHKPAIRRHLKEQHGKTTAENVLEASVAEINVLIR; encoded by the coding sequence ATGGCCTCTGGGGTGGAAGTCCTGCGCTTCCAGCTGCCTGGCCACGAGGCCGCTACGCTGCGGAACATGAACCAGCTCCGCGCAGAGGAGCGGTTCTGCGACGTGACCATTGTGGCTGACAGCCTCAAGTTCCGTGGCCACAAGGTCATCTTGGCCGCCTGCTCGCCGTTCCTGCGGGACCAGTTCCTGCTGAATCCCAGCTCTGAGCTGCAGGTCTCACTGATGCACAGTGCACGCATAGTGGCTGACCTGCTCCTCTCTTGCTATACGGGCGCCCTGGAATTCGCCGTCAGGGATATCGTTAACTACCTGACGGCCGCGTCCTACCTGCAGATGGAGCACGTGGTGGAGAAATGCCGGAACGCCCTCAGCCAATTTATCGAGCCCAAAATAGGCCTCAAAGAGGATGGGGTCAGCGATGCCAGCCTTGTGAGCAGTGTCAGTGCCACCAAATCCCTGCTCCCTCCTGCCAGGACCCCAAAGCCAGCCCCcaaacccccacccccgccccctcttCCCCCTCCACTCCTGCGGCCTGTGAAGCTGGAGTTCCCTCTGGATGAGGACCTGGAGCTGAAGGCTGAGGAAGAGGATGAGGACGAGGATGAGGATGTGTCTGACATCTGCATCGTCAAGGTGGAATCAGCCCTGGAGGTGGCACACCGGCTCAAACCTCCCGGGGGCCTGGGAGGAGGTCTGGGCATTGGAGGCTCTGTGGGCAGCCACCTTGGGGAGCTGGCCCAGAGCAGCGTGCCTCCCAGCACTGTGGCCCCACCGCAGGGCGTGGTTAAAGCCTGCTACAGCCTGTCTGAGGACGCGGAAGGGGAGGGCCTGCTCTTGATCCCTGGAGGCCGGGCCAGTGTGGGGGCCACCTCAGGCCTCGTGGAGGCAGCAGCGGTGGCCATGGCTgcccggggggcggggggcagcctgggggcagggggcggccGGGGACCCCTGCCCGGAGGCTTTTCCAGCGGAAATCCCCTAAAGAACATCAAGTGCACCAAGTGCCCGGAAGTGTTCCAGGGCGTGGAGAAGCTGGTCTTCCACATGCGGGCGCAGCACTTCATCTTCATGTGCCCGCGCTGCGGCAAGCAGTTCAACCACAGCAGCAACCTCAACCGCCACATGAACGTGCACCGCGGCGTCAAGTCGCACTCGTGTGGCATCTGCGGCAAGTGCTTCACGCAGAAGTCCACGCTGCACGATCACCTCAACCTCCACTCGGGAGCGAGGCCCTATCGCTGCTCCTACTGCGACGTGCGCTTCGCTCACAAGCCGGCCATTAGGCGGCACCTCAAGGAGCAGCACGGCAAGACCACAGCCGAGAACGTGctggaggccagtgtggctgagatCAATGTCCTCATCCGCTAG
- the C2 gene encoding complement C2 isoform X2, with product MDPLMAVLCLLPLYPGLATAALSCPKNVNISGGSFTLSNGWNPGSILTYSCPLGHYPYPVVTRLCKSNGQWQIPRSTRSTKAICKPVRCPAPVSFENGVYIPRLGSHPVGGNLSFECEDGFTLRGSAVRQCRPNGMWDGETAVCDNGASHCPNPGISVGAVRTGSRFGLGDKVRYRCSSNLVLTGSAERECQDDGVWSGTEAICRQPYSYDFPEDVAPALGTSFSHLLATTNPIQQKKKQNLGRKIQIQRSGHLNLYLLLDASQSVSKDDFEIFKDSASRMVDRIFSFEIKVSVAIITFASKPKIIMSVLEDRSRDVTEVENSLRNINYKDHENGTGTNIYEALHAVYIMMNNQMNRPHMNPGAWQEIRHAIILLTDGKSNMGGSPKVAVDNIKEVLNINQKRKDYLDIYAIGVGSLHVDWKELNNLGSKKDGERHAFILKDVQALSQVFEHMLDVSQLTDPICGVGNMSANASAQERTPWHVTIKPKSQETCRGALISDQWVLTAAHCFRNAEDRTLWRVSVGDPNFQGSKEFQIEEAVISPGFNVFSKKSQGIPEFYGDDIALLKLTQKVKMSTHARPICLPCTVGANLALRKLPGSTCRDHEKELLNQVSIPAHFVALNGDKLNINLKTGSEWTNCVKVVLKDKTTFPNLTDVREVVTDQFLCSGTQGDDSPCKGESGGAVFLERRLRFFQVGLVSWGLYNPCGSSSKNSRKPAPHGKVPRDFHINLFRLQPWLRQHLEGILNFVPL from the exons ATGGACCCACTGATGGCCGTACTTTGCCTGCTGCCCCTGTACCCAG GTTTGGCTACAGCCGCGCTTTCCTGCCCCAAGAACGTGAATATCTCTGGTGGCAGTTTCACCCTCAGCAACGGCTGGAACCCTGGGAGTATCCTCACCTACTCCTGCCCCCTGGGCCATTACCCATACCCTGTGGTGACAAGGCTGTGCAAGAGCAACGGACAGTGGCAAATCCCGAGATCCACTCGGTCGACAAAGGCAATTTGCAAAC ctGTTCGCTGTCCAGCCCCTGTTTCCTTTGAGAACGGTGTGTACATCCCACGGCTGGGGTCCCACCCAGTGGGCGGCAACCTGAGCTTTGAATGTGAGGATGGCTTCACCCTGCGGGGCTCAGCTGTTCGGCAGTGTCGGCCCAACGGCATGTGGGATGGCGAGACGGCCGTGTGTGACAATGGTG CCAGTCACTGCCCCAACCCGGGCATTTCCGTGGGTGCAGTGCGGACCGGGTCTCGCTTCGGCCTTGGGGACAAGGTCAGATACCGCTGCTCCTCGAATCTGGTGCTGACAGGGTCTGCGGAGCGCGAGTGCCAGGACGACGGGGTCTGGAGTGGGACGGAGGCCATCTGCCGCC AGCCCTACTCCTACGACTTTCCTGAGGATGTGGCCCCCGCCCTGGGCACCTCCTTCTCCCACTTACTTGCAACCACCAATCCCATCCAGCAGAAGAAGAAAC AAAACTTGGGCCGCAAAATACAAATCCAGCGTTCCGGTCACCTGAACCTCTACCTGCTCCTGGACGCCTCTCAGAGTGTGTCCAAAGATGACTTTGAAATCTTCAAGGACAGCGCCTCCCGCATGGTGGACAGG ATCTTCAGCTTTGAGATCAAGGTTAGTGTCGCCATCATCACTTTTGCATCAAAGCCCAAAATCATCATGTCTGTCTTGGAAGACAGATCCCGGGATGTGACTGAAGTGGAGAACAGTCTGAGAAATATCAACTATAAAG ACCATGAAAATGGAACTGGGACCAACATCTACGAGGCCCTCCACGCTGTCTATATAATGATGAATAACCAAATGAATCGACCCCATATGaacccaggagcctggcaggaaatCCGACATGCCATCATCCTTCTGACAGATG GAAAGTCCAACATGGGCGGCTCTCCCAAGGTGGCTGTTGACAATATCAAAGAAGTCTTGAACATCAACCAGAAGAGGAAAGACTATCTGG ACATCTATGCCATCGGTGTGGGCAGCCTACACGTGGACTGGAAAGAACTGAATAACCTGGGGTCCAAGAAGGACGGCGAGAGGCACGCCTTCATTCTGAAGGATGTACAGGCGCTGAGCCAGGTCTTCGAGCACATGCTGG ATGTCTCCCAGCTCACAGACCCCATCTGTGGGGTAGGGAACATGTCTGCCAATGCCTCTGCCCAGGAGAGGACACCCTGGCACGTCACTATTAAG CCCAAGAGCCAGGAGACCTGCCGGGGGGCCCTCATCTCCGACCAGTGGGTCCTGACAGCCGCTCACTGCTTCCGCAATGCCGAGGACCGCACGCTGTGGAGGGTCAGTGTGG GGGATCCCAACTTTCAGGGGAGCAAAGAATTCCAAATTGAGGAGGCAGTGATCTCCCCAGGCTTCAATGTCTTTTCCAAGAAGAGTCAGGGAATCCCAGAGTTCTATGGCGATGACATTGCTTTGCTAAAGCTGACCCAGAAAGTGAAGATGTCCACCCATGCTAG GCCCATCTGCCTCCCCTGCACGGTGGGGGCCAACCTGGCTCTGCGGAAACTCCCAGGCAGTACCTGCCGAGATCATG AGAAGGAGCTTCTGAACCAAGTGAGCATTCCCGCTCATTTTGTGGCTTTGAACGGGGATAAGCTGAATATTAATCTCAAGACAGGGTCAGAG TGGACAAACTGTGTCAAGGTCGTCCTCAAAGACAAAACCACGTTCCCCAACCTGACAGATGTCAGAGAGGTGGTGACAGACCAGTTCCTATGCAGTGGGACCCAGGGGGATGACAGTCCCTGCAAGG GAGAATCTGGAGGAGCAGTTTTCCTTGAGCGGAGACTCAGGTTTTTTCAG GTGGGCCTGGTGAGCTGGGGTCTCTACAACCCCTGTGGCAGCTCCAGTAAGAACTCCCGCAAACCTGCGCCCCATGGCAAGGTCCCGCGAGATTTCCACATCAACCTCTTCCGCCTGCAGCCCTGGCTCAGGCAGCATCTGGAGGGCATCCTGAACTTTGTGCCCCTCTAA